One window of Corynebacterium doosanense CAU 212 = DSM 45436 genomic DNA carries:
- a CDS encoding ABC transporter family substrate-binding protein has product MANPGPAPIVDPADEPTATSTTGTTTRPASTRSEISVGVDPVRNGFNPHLLADTSGIVDSVASLVLPSAFRDGNMDHDLLVQAGEVAPGETAAPPTAAATAADPAPVQTVRYVINPEAQWSDGTPITGADFVYLWESLTGNPGVIEPAGYRAISAVRTLDAGKTVEVDFSTRVDDWQDLFTNLLPSHLAQPGGADFATAFYADLPAAGGAYLVDSVDRARGQIILHRNDRYWGENPAQVDILRLRYITSVTQGVDLLRSGQVSFLDRTPEETSVQAYQLVPDTQTRLIDGPRQLQLDLNATSTLFTDVAARAELESLIDVPLVARQAAGRSSDLNIPEHEPRPADALEPQILPAATAERPLRIAADPADDQASAAVRTIADALAAYGITTEIVSTDIPDAAGTLLPRGDLDAVVTRAREDNSRADLASRFLCPPEEDSLRDANLSGYCGEDFTRLSRDILSGALGTYEARAAVADLNAREHLSIALLGERRAIVLGDGIVGPDSDFSRWTGGLSTAATWKPAAKEPQ; this is encoded by the coding sequence GCGTAACGGCTTCAACCCGCATCTGCTGGCGGACACCTCGGGCATCGTCGACTCCGTCGCGTCCCTCGTGCTGCCCTCGGCGTTCCGGGACGGCAACATGGACCATGACCTGCTGGTCCAGGCCGGTGAGGTCGCCCCGGGGGAGACGGCAGCCCCACCGACGGCCGCAGCCACCGCGGCGGATCCCGCCCCGGTCCAGACCGTGCGTTACGTCATCAACCCCGAGGCGCAGTGGTCCGACGGCACCCCCATCACCGGCGCCGACTTCGTCTACCTCTGGGAGTCGCTGACCGGCAATCCCGGGGTCATCGAACCCGCGGGGTACCGCGCGATCTCCGCGGTCCGCACCCTCGACGCGGGTAAGACGGTCGAGGTGGATTTCTCCACCCGGGTCGACGACTGGCAGGACCTTTTCACCAACCTGCTGCCCAGCCACCTGGCCCAGCCCGGCGGCGCGGACTTTGCCACCGCCTTCTACGCGGACCTGCCCGCCGCCGGCGGCGCCTACCTCGTCGACTCGGTGGACCGGGCCCGCGGCCAGATCATCCTCCACCGCAACGACCGCTACTGGGGCGAGAACCCCGCGCAGGTGGACATCCTGCGGCTGCGCTACATCACCTCGGTCACCCAGGGTGTGGACCTGCTGCGCTCCGGCCAGGTGAGTTTCCTCGACCGCACCCCGGAGGAGACCTCCGTGCAGGCCTACCAGCTCGTGCCCGACACGCAGACCCGGCTCATCGACGGCCCCCGCCAGCTCCAGCTGGACCTCAACGCCACCTCGACGCTCTTCACCGACGTCGCGGCCCGGGCCGAGCTGGAATCGCTCATCGACGTCCCCCTCGTCGCCCGCCAGGCAGCCGGACGGTCCTCCGACCTCAACATCCCTGAGCACGAACCCCGCCCCGCTGACGCGCTCGAGCCACAGATCCTGCCCGCCGCCACCGCGGAGCGGCCCCTGCGCATCGCCGCTGACCCCGCCGACGACCAGGCCTCGGCGGCCGTGCGCACCATCGCCGACGCACTCGCCGCCTACGGCATCACCACCGAGATCGTCTCCACCGACATTCCCGACGCCGCCGGCACCCTGCTTCCCCGTGGTGACCTCGACGCGGTGGTGACCCGGGCGCGGGAGGACAACTCCCGCGCCGACCTGGCCAGCCGCTTCCTCTGCCCGCCCGAGGAAGACTCCCTCCGCGACGCCAACCTCTCCGGGTACTGCGGCGAGGACTTCACCCGGCTCTCCCGGGACATCCTCTCCGGCGCCCTCGGCACCTACGAGGCCCGCGCCGCCGTCGCCGACCTCAACGCCCGCGAGCACCTGAGCATTGCGCTCCTGGGGGAGCGGCGGGCCATCGTCCTCGGCGACGGTATCGTCGGGCCGGACAGTGATTTCTCCAGGTGGACCGGTGGCCTCTCCACGGCCGCGACCTGGAAGCCCGCAGCAAAGGAACCCCAGTGA
- the mshB gene encoding N-acetyl-1-D-myo-inositol-2-amino-2-deoxy-alpha-D-glucopyranoside deacetylase, which produces MTRDLTGYRVVAVHAHPDDESIATGGTLAQLARRGADVTVITCTLGEEGEVIGETYAGLVNDAADQLGGYRIAEREQALRELGVRGEFLGGAGRFRDSGMAGSPAHTNPRAFVNGWEESVDTLAARLGELSPHLVITYGPEGGYGHPDHIRAHEITHAAAERVEIPRIVWAVADRAEIDRAAAAIERVPEGWSAPGPGELAAVDSYDTVVELSEADHHAKREAMRAHATQLWIADDSVNPTNPHAALASTSDGHTVFALSNLIAQPLMKREHYRLGHGPAFSSRTSDLLEGL; this is translated from the coding sequence GTGACCAGAGACCTGACCGGCTACCGCGTCGTCGCCGTCCACGCGCATCCCGACGACGAATCCATCGCCACCGGTGGCACCCTCGCCCAGCTCGCCCGCCGCGGCGCCGACGTCACGGTGATCACCTGCACCCTCGGCGAAGAGGGGGAGGTGATCGGGGAGACCTACGCCGGCCTGGTCAACGACGCCGCGGATCAGCTCGGCGGCTACCGCATCGCCGAGCGGGAGCAGGCGTTGCGCGAGCTCGGGGTGCGCGGAGAATTCCTCGGCGGGGCCGGACGTTTCCGCGACTCCGGCATGGCGGGATCGCCCGCACACACGAATCCGCGGGCCTTCGTCAACGGGTGGGAGGAGAGCGTCGATACGCTCGCCGCACGACTGGGGGAGCTGTCGCCGCACCTGGTGATCACCTACGGCCCCGAGGGGGGTTACGGCCATCCCGACCACATCCGGGCACACGAAATCACCCATGCCGCGGCCGAGCGGGTGGAGATCCCGCGCATCGTGTGGGCCGTGGCCGACCGCGCGGAGATCGACCGGGCGGCTGCCGCTATCGAGCGGGTTCCCGAGGGTTGGAGCGCCCCGGGCCCGGGCGAGCTCGCGGCCGTGGACAGCTACGACACCGTCGTGGAGCTGAGCGAGGCGGACCACCACGCCAAACGCGAGGCCATGCGCGCGCACGCCACCCAGCTGTGGATCGCCGACGACTCCGTCAACCCTACGAACCCGCACGCCGCGCTCGCCAGTACCAGCGACGGGCACACTGTTTTTGCGCTGTCGAACCTCATCGCCCAGCCGCTGATGAAACGTGAGCACTACCGGCTGGGACACGGCCCGGCCTTCTCGTCGCGGACCTCCGACCTGCTCGAGGGCCTGTAG
- the fdxA gene encoding ferredoxin, whose protein sequence is MTYTIAQPCVDVLDRACVEECPVDCIYEGKRMLYIHPDECVDCGACEPACPVEAIFYEDDVPEEWWDYNEANVAFFDDLGSPGGAAKLGPQDFDHPMIAKLPPQNQDYEG, encoded by the coding sequence ATGACCTACACCATCGCCCAGCCCTGCGTCGACGTGCTCGACCGCGCCTGCGTCGAAGAATGCCCGGTGGACTGCATCTACGAGGGCAAGCGCATGCTCTACATCCACCCGGATGAGTGCGTCGACTGCGGCGCCTGCGAGCCGGCCTGCCCGGTCGAGGCGATCTTCTACGAGGACGACGTCCCCGAGGAGTGGTGGGACTACAACGAGGCCAACGTCGCCTTCTTCGACGACCTCGGCTCGCCCGGTGGCGCCGCGAAGCTCGGCCCCCAGGACTTCGACCACCCGATGATCGCCAAGCTCCCGCCGCAGAACCAGGACTACGAGGGTTAA
- the dapC gene encoding succinyldiaminopimelate transaminase has translation MARTPLGQRLPDFPWDSLADAKATASAHPDGIVNLSVGTPVDEVAPSIQLALAESASLSGYPQTVGTPELREAIVSWLARRYSIDTLTADAVLPVIGTKEAIAWLPTLLGANGQVVIPEVAYPTYEVGALLAGASVLRSDSLMRIGPGRPDLIFINSPSNPTGKVLGLDHLRKVVEFARSRDVIIASDECYLGLGWNDDNPPLSILDPRVTDGDNTNLIAIHSLSKSSNLASYRVGFLAGDQALISELLEVRKHAGLMVPGPIQGAMTAALQDDDQEQLQRLRYARRRAVLLPALLRAGFQVDESEAGLYLWATRGEDCRATVDWLAERGILVAPGDFYGPRGRQHIRMALTGSDERIDAAAARLAQS, from the coding sequence ATGGCACGCACCCCCCTCGGACAGCGGCTCCCGGATTTCCCCTGGGACAGCCTCGCGGACGCGAAGGCCACGGCGTCGGCGCATCCCGACGGCATCGTCAACCTCTCCGTGGGTACGCCCGTGGACGAGGTCGCGCCGTCCATCCAGCTGGCGCTGGCTGAGTCGGCCTCGCTGTCTGGGTACCCGCAGACGGTGGGAACGCCGGAGCTGCGCGAGGCGATCGTGTCGTGGCTGGCGCGGCGCTACAGCATCGACACCCTGACCGCGGATGCGGTGCTGCCGGTGATCGGCACCAAGGAGGCCATCGCCTGGCTTCCGACCCTGCTGGGTGCGAACGGCCAGGTGGTCATCCCTGAGGTCGCGTACCCGACCTACGAGGTCGGCGCCCTGCTGGCCGGGGCGAGTGTGCTGCGCTCGGATTCGCTCATGCGCATCGGGCCGGGGCGGCCGGACCTCATCTTCATCAACTCTCCCTCCAACCCCACCGGTAAGGTGCTGGGACTTGACCACCTGCGCAAGGTGGTGGAGTTCGCCCGCTCCCGCGACGTCATCATCGCCTCTGACGAGTGTTACCTCGGCCTCGGCTGGAACGACGACAACCCGCCCCTGTCCATCCTGGACCCCCGGGTCACCGACGGCGACAACACCAACCTCATCGCCATCCACTCCCTGTCCAAGTCCTCCAACCTGGCCTCGTACCGCGTGGGTTTCCTCGCCGGCGACCAGGCGCTCATCTCCGAGCTGCTCGAGGTGCGCAAGCACGCCGGGCTCATGGTGCCGGGCCCGATCCAGGGCGCCATGACCGCCGCTCTGCAGGACGACGATCAGGAACAGCTCCAGCGCCTGCGCTACGCCCGCCGCCGCGCAGTCCTGCTGCCCGCGCTGCTGCGTGCCGGTTTCCAGGTCGACGAGTCCGAGGCCGGGCTCTACCTCTGGGCCACCCGCGGCGAGGACTGCCGGGCCACCGTCGACTGGCTCGCCGAGCGCGGCATCCTCGTCGCCCCCGGCGACTTCTACGGCCCGCGCGGGCGGCAGCACATCCGCATGGCGCTGACCGGAAGCGACGAGCGTATCGACGCCGCCGCCGCCCGACTTGCCCAGTCCTGA
- a CDS encoding pseudouridine synthase has product MTLSGTVPEGEYWAARAGDSPFAPGTLLPPGSALPHAVPAWTFPAVPDEEPIPFDYTVLYRDEHLLVVDKPHFLPTTANGRIQRETLQTRLRRDLGEQVTVLHRLDRLTAGVMLCSVDPTTRGRYQQLFASRRVFKRYEAHLSGPVADGEVRLPLLKRKGSRQVVVDTRGTETVTLVRNRGSFVELEPLTGFTHQLRVVANHLGAPILGDDTYPIDRGLNLRDFSSPLHLLARELAFNDPLSGEPRAFRSLRSLPDRIE; this is encoded by the coding sequence GTGACGCTCTCCGGGACGGTTCCGGAGGGGGAGTACTGGGCCGCGCGGGCCGGGGACTCGCCCTTTGCCCCGGGCACCCTGCTTCCTCCCGGCTCGGCGTTGCCGCACGCCGTGCCCGCGTGGACCTTCCCCGCCGTCCCGGACGAGGAGCCGATCCCGTTCGACTACACCGTGCTCTACCGCGATGAGCACCTGCTCGTGGTGGACAAACCGCATTTCCTGCCCACCACCGCCAACGGGCGCATCCAGCGCGAGACGCTGCAGACCCGCCTGCGCCGCGATCTCGGCGAGCAGGTGACGGTGCTGCACCGCCTCGACCGGCTCACCGCCGGGGTGATGCTCTGTTCCGTCGACCCCACGACTCGGGGCCGCTACCAGCAGCTCTTCGCTTCTCGACGGGTGTTCAAACGCTACGAGGCCCACCTCAGCGGTCCGGTTGCCGATGGGGAAGTGCGACTGCCCCTGCTCAAGCGGAAGGGGAGCAGGCAGGTGGTCGTCGATACGCGAGGGACCGAGACCGTGACGCTCGTGCGCAACCGCGGTTCATTTGTCGAGCTGGAGCCGCTGACCGGATTCACCCATCAGTTACGGGTGGTGGCAAACCACCTCGGCGCACCGATTCTCGGGGACGACACGTATCCGATTGACCGGGGCCTGAACCTTCGAGATTTCTCCTCGCCGCTGCATCTGCTGGCTAGGGAGCTGGCTTTTAACGATCCGTTGTCCGGCGAGCCCCGCGCCTTTCGTAGTTTGCGGTCATTGCCCGATAGAATCGAATGA
- a CDS encoding GtrA family protein produces the protein MTDSTPMPDDGSSAVRRSSTVRLMNGMRQFVMFGIVGGSGTVVNLAVIYLVTKLAGAGGFSEHDVFANLFGTQWNIRWYHVFMFVAFLVANTWNYQLNRMWTFKGISKKSWLRGFFPFLTTGLVSLAISQVMVTLLMNPTSPIALPSDIFDDSSGLRTKFYWASAISILAAMPVNFLINKVWAFRRAPVQAIVEVPPH, from the coding sequence ATGACCGACAGCACCCCCATGCCCGACGACGGCAGCTCCGCAGTTCGACGCAGCTCGACTGTGCGATTGATGAACGGAATGCGGCAGTTTGTCATGTTCGGCATCGTCGGCGGCTCCGGCACGGTGGTCAACCTCGCGGTGATCTACCTGGTGACCAAACTCGCCGGGGCGGGGGGCTTTTCCGAGCACGACGTGTTTGCCAACCTCTTCGGCACCCAGTGGAACATCCGCTGGTACCACGTCTTCATGTTCGTGGCGTTCCTCGTGGCCAACACGTGGAACTACCAGCTCAACCGGATGTGGACCTTCAAGGGGATCTCCAAGAAGTCCTGGCTGCGCGGCTTCTTCCCGTTCCTCACCACCGGCCTGGTCTCTCTGGCGATCAGCCAGGTCATGGTCACGCTGCTGATGAACCCGACCTCACCCATCGCTCTGCCCTCCGACATCTTCGACGACTCCAGCGGGCTGCGGACGAAGTTCTACTGGGCCTCGGCCATCTCCATCCTGGCGGCGATGCCGGTGAACTTCCTCATCAACAAGGTGTGGGCTTTCCGACGCGCGCCTGTCCAGGCGATCGTCGAGGTGCCCCCGCACTAG
- a CDS encoding helix-turn-helix transcriptional regulator yields MTTAPPTSPQRSERGDQPNMVRKYRRWAELSQATLAEKAGVSRQTIANIEKGNYSPSVHLALNICRELGKTVEEVFGDEQENR; encoded by the coding sequence ATGACCACAGCACCTCCCACCTCCCCGCAGAGATCCGAACGCGGTGACCAGCCCAACATGGTGCGCAAGTACCGCCGCTGGGCCGAGCTGTCCCAGGCCACGCTCGCTGAAAAGGCGGGGGTCTCACGTCAGACCATCGCCAACATCGAGAAGGGCAACTACTCCCCCTCGGTGCACCTCGCGCTGAACATCTGCCGGGAGCTGGGAAAGACCGTCGAAGAAGTATTCGGCGACGAACAGGAGAACCGATGA
- a CDS encoding DUF3558 family protein, with protein MPAIDAHFNGHAHKETFSTFRQSKYLKLINSSFRRHKNRGIVVDGWKRAWATALLVLIGGLTACSGGTPLSGTSDTTAEVSGETSEEPVPADLPPGFFLSGEFVELRPYDVNDPNVKWIKPCTEIPEEVLGGTGLDLEFSVDDGFADMWTCSAEVEGLDNWGTSISITTGPTPVSQFVDAGLAVDGISSTLVPQAVAHQIFGGGEALCSVSVDTARGYFSISALDYDETKPFLPKCELAKAQFESIYSQLRGKQ; from the coding sequence TTGCCAGCTATCGACGCACATTTCAATGGGCACGCTCACAAGGAAACCTTTTCGACGTTCCGGCAGTCTAAGTATTTGAAGCTGATCAACAGCAGCTTCAGGCGGCACAAAAATCGGGGGATTGTCGTGGACGGATGGAAGCGCGCGTGGGCCACTGCGCTGCTCGTTCTCATCGGGGGGCTGACCGCGTGCTCAGGGGGCACGCCACTCAGCGGGACATCCGACACCACGGCTGAGGTTTCGGGGGAAACCAGCGAAGAACCTGTACCGGCGGACCTCCCGCCCGGGTTCTTCCTCAGCGGGGAATTCGTGGAGTTACGGCCCTACGACGTCAACGATCCAAACGTGAAATGGATCAAACCATGCACCGAAATTCCGGAAGAGGTTCTCGGGGGGACCGGGTTGGATCTGGAGTTTTCGGTGGATGACGGGTTTGCGGATATGTGGACTTGTAGTGCTGAAGTTGAGGGCCTGGATAACTGGGGAACTTCCATATCGATTACGACTGGACCTACGCCAGTCAGCCAGTTCGTGGATGCGGGGCTCGCTGTGGATGGGATCAGTTCTACGTTGGTGCCGCAAGCGGTGGCGCATCAGATCTTTGGCGGCGGCGAGGCCCTTTGTTCTGTTTCGGTGGATACTGCGCGCGGATACTTCTCAATCAGCGCGCTTGATTACGACGAGACCAAACCATTCTTGCCCAAATGCGAACTTGCAAAGGCGCAGTTCGAATCTATTTATAGCCAGCTTCGGGGGAAGCAATGA
- the dapD gene encoding 2,3,4,5-tetrahydropyridine-2,6-dicarboxylate N-succinyltransferase, producing the protein MTTAFARGLATVTHDGTVLDVWYPAPKLNEAVTATGTERLTETPQQFAALVGPDEDRGVARVAVETSIASLDEAPVDAYDAYLRLHLLSHRLVKPHGQNLDGIFGLLTNVVWTNYGPCSVTDFQMVRGHLAGRGPVTVYSVDKFPRMVDYVVPTGVRIGDADRVRLGAHLAEGTTVMHEGFVNFNAGTLGNSMVEGRISAGVVVGSGSDVGGGASIMGTLSGGGKETISIGKGCLLGANSGIGISLGDNCVVEAGLYLTAGTKLSVFGAVAEALDVSNGDSVKAALLSGASGVLYRRNSVSGAVEASPRTGSVELNEALHAN; encoded by the coding sequence ATGACCACTGCTTTCGCCCGAGGACTCGCCACCGTCACCCACGACGGGACCGTCCTGGATGTCTGGTACCCCGCCCCCAAACTCAACGAGGCGGTCACCGCCACCGGAACCGAGCGCCTGACGGAAACCCCGCAGCAGTTCGCGGCCCTGGTCGGGCCCGACGAGGACCGCGGCGTTGCCCGCGTCGCCGTGGAGACCTCCATCGCCTCCCTGGATGAGGCGCCCGTCGACGCCTACGACGCCTACCTGCGCCTGCACCTGCTCTCCCACCGGCTGGTCAAACCCCACGGCCAGAACCTCGACGGCATCTTCGGCCTGCTCACCAACGTGGTGTGGACCAACTACGGCCCCTGCTCCGTGACCGACTTCCAGATGGTCCGCGGACACCTCGCCGGACGCGGCCCCGTCACCGTCTACTCCGTGGACAAGTTCCCCCGCATGGTCGACTACGTCGTCCCCACCGGCGTGCGCATCGGCGATGCCGACCGCGTCCGCCTCGGTGCCCACCTCGCCGAGGGCACCACGGTGATGCACGAGGGCTTCGTGAACTTCAACGCCGGCACCCTGGGCAACTCCATGGTCGAGGGCCGCATCTCCGCGGGCGTCGTCGTGGGCTCGGGTTCCGACGTGGGCGGCGGCGCCTCCATCATGGGCACCCTCTCCGGCGGCGGCAAAGAAACCATCTCCATCGGCAAAGGCTGCCTGCTCGGCGCCAACTCCGGCATCGGCATCTCCCTCGGCGACAACTGCGTCGTCGAGGCCGGCCTCTACCTCACCGCAGGCACCAAGCTCTCCGTCTTCGGCGCGGTGGCCGAGGCACTTGACGTGTCCAACGGCGACTCCGTCAAGGCCGCGCTGCTCTCCGGCGCGTCCGGGGTGCTCTACCGACGCAACTCCGTCTCGGGTGCCGTCGAGGCCTCCCCACGCACCGGCTCCGTCGAGCTCAACGAGGCACTGCACGCGAACTAG
- a CDS encoding amino acid permease translates to MSSPISPEAPGRAEPDTNSLGSGLKTRHLTMMGLGSAIGAGLFLGTGVGIETAGPAILLAYIIAGILVVLVMTMLGEMAAARPSSGSFSTYARQAFGHSSGFLLGWLYWFMLVMVMGTELTGASAMMGGWFGVDPWIPALVCVVFFTIVNFAAVKGFGEFEFWFAFIKIAVIVAFLVIGVLLWLGVLPGHSFVGLSNVDGVGFAPNGIPGIAAGLLAVAFAFGGIELVTIAAAESENPAESIATAVRSIIVRISLFYLGSVAVIVLLLPYETISDAETAAESPFTRVLALANIPGIVGFMEAVIVLALLSAFNAQIYATSRLIHNLSEQRDAPAIFRRTNAEGVPRNAVVLSIIFAFLSVALMWWNPPGLLGFLLNAVGGCLIVIWIMITLSYLKLHPELEANGELSTVRFAGYPWLGWLTLAGLLGLTALMLFDPSARGQIVSVVAIVTVLLLLSLLTRGKAAEVTQH, encoded by the coding sequence ATGAGTTCACCCATCTCCCCCGAAGCTCCAGGACGCGCCGAGCCGGACACCAACAGTCTGGGCAGCGGCCTCAAGACACGTCACCTGACCATGATGGGCCTCGGCTCCGCGATCGGCGCCGGCCTCTTCCTCGGCACCGGCGTGGGCATCGAGACCGCCGGCCCCGCCATCCTGCTCGCCTACATCATTGCGGGCATCCTCGTCGTCCTCGTCATGACCATGCTCGGCGAGATGGCCGCGGCCCGCCCGTCCTCGGGAAGCTTCTCGACGTACGCCCGCCAGGCCTTCGGTCACTCCTCCGGCTTCCTCCTCGGCTGGCTGTACTGGTTCATGCTGGTCATGGTCATGGGCACCGAGCTCACCGGCGCCTCCGCCATGATGGGCGGGTGGTTCGGGGTCGATCCGTGGATCCCCGCCCTGGTGTGCGTGGTGTTCTTCACCATCGTCAACTTCGCCGCGGTCAAGGGCTTCGGCGAGTTCGAGTTCTGGTTCGCCTTCATCAAGATCGCCGTGATCGTCGCGTTCCTCGTCATCGGCGTCCTCCTCTGGCTGGGCGTACTGCCGGGCCACTCCTTCGTGGGCCTCTCCAACGTCGACGGGGTCGGATTCGCCCCCAACGGCATCCCGGGAATCGCCGCCGGCCTCCTCGCCGTCGCCTTCGCCTTCGGCGGCATCGAGCTGGTCACAATCGCCGCCGCCGAGTCCGAGAACCCTGCCGAGTCCATCGCCACCGCGGTGCGCTCGATCATCGTCCGCATCTCCCTCTTCTACCTCGGCTCCGTGGCCGTCATCGTGCTGCTACTGCCCTACGAGACCATCTCCGACGCCGAGACCGCCGCCGAGTCCCCCTTCACCCGCGTGCTCGCGCTGGCCAACATCCCTGGCATCGTCGGCTTCATGGAGGCCGTCATCGTCCTGGCCCTGCTGTCGGCCTTCAACGCGCAGATCTACGCCACCTCACGCCTGATCCACAACCTCTCCGAGCAGCGCGACGCGCCCGCCATCTTCCGACGCACCAACGCCGAGGGTGTCCCCCGCAACGCCGTGGTCCTGTCCATCATCTTCGCCTTCCTCTCCGTCGCGCTGATGTGGTGGAACCCGCCCGGGCTCCTGGGCTTCCTGCTCAACGCCGTCGGCGGCTGCCTCATCGTCATCTGGATCATGATCACCCTGAGCTACCTCAAGCTCCACCCCGAGCTCGAGGCCAACGGTGAACTGTCGACGGTGCGTTTCGCCGGATACCCGTGGCTCGGCTGGCTCACGCTCGCCGGTCTCCTCGGCCTGACGGCGCTCATGCTCTTCGACCCCTCCGCCCGCGGACAGATCGTCTCCGTGGTGGCCATCGTCACCGTGCTCCTGCTGCTCTCCCTCCTGACCCGCGGCAAGGCTGCCGAGGTAACGCAGCATTAG
- the dapE gene encoding succinyl-diaminopimelate desuccinylase codes for MTSLNLTSSPVQLSADLIDIESPSHHEQEIADAIFDALSRIDGAETARIKNTVLARTNRGLGSRVILAGHIDTVPLADNTPHRLSDGILHGCGAVDMKTGLAVYLNAFATLAASEDLTRDITLVCYEGEEVSTEYNGLGFVESELPDWLTGDVALLGEPSGGIIEAGCQGTIRVRVTAHGTRAHSARAWLGENAAHLLAPVLTRINEYEPRRVTIDGCEYREGINVVKLDSFVATNTIPDSAEMLVNFRFAPDRSVEDAMAHLNEVLGEQASISVEVDDVAAAALPGLSQPAAAELVAAVGGEFRAKFGWTDVSRFSTLGIPAVNFGPGDPGYAHKPDEQCPVDQITHVADVLRTFLTSSNEG; via the coding sequence GTGACTTCCCTCAACCTCACCTCGTCCCCGGTCCAGCTCTCCGCGGATCTCATCGACATCGAGAGCCCTTCCCACCATGAGCAGGAGATCGCCGATGCGATCTTCGACGCACTCTCGCGTATCGACGGCGCCGAGACCGCACGGATCAAGAACACGGTGCTGGCCAGGACCAACCGGGGACTGGGATCCCGGGTGATCCTCGCCGGGCACATCGACACCGTGCCGCTGGCGGACAACACCCCGCACCGGCTGAGCGACGGGATCCTCCACGGCTGCGGCGCCGTGGACATGAAGACGGGCCTGGCAGTGTACCTCAACGCCTTCGCCACCCTCGCGGCCTCCGAGGACCTCACCCGCGACATCACCCTGGTCTGTTACGAGGGAGAGGAGGTGTCCACGGAGTACAACGGGCTGGGTTTCGTCGAATCTGAGCTGCCCGACTGGCTCACCGGCGATGTGGCCCTGCTTGGTGAGCCCTCCGGCGGCATCATCGAGGCCGGCTGCCAGGGCACCATCCGCGTCCGGGTCACCGCCCACGGCACCCGCGCGCACTCGGCCCGCGCCTGGCTGGGGGAGAACGCCGCGCACCTCCTCGCCCCGGTGCTCACCCGCATCAATGAGTACGAGCCGCGCCGGGTCACCATCGACGGGTGCGAGTACCGCGAGGGCATCAACGTGGTCAAACTCGACTCCTTCGTGGCCACGAACACCATCCCCGACTCCGCGGAGATGCTGGTGAACTTCCGCTTCGCCCCCGACCGCTCCGTGGAGGACGCGATGGCGCACCTCAACGAGGTACTGGGCGAGCAGGCGTCGATAAGCGTCGAGGTCGACGACGTCGCCGCAGCGGCGCTACCCGGCCTTTCCCAGCCCGCCGCGGCCGAACTGGTAGCCGCCGTCGGCGGAGAATTTCGTGCCAAGTTCGGATGGACGGACGTCTCCCGCTTCTCTACCCTGGGCATTCCGGCCGTGAACTTCGGCCCCGGCGACCCGGGCTATGCCCACAAGCCGGACGAACAGTGTCCCGTCGACCAGATCACCCACGTGGCGGACGTACTGCGGACATTCCTGACCTCGAGCAACGAAGGATAA